The following nucleotide sequence is from Bos taurus isolate L1 Dominette 01449 registration number 42190680 breed Hereford chromosome 3, ARS-UCD2.0, whole genome shotgun sequence.
ttttttttttggtatcgaAGAATGCAAAATTTAACATATTGTAAACAAATTAGGGCAACATATACTCAGattctaaatatttttgtttgatttaaagaaaaactgttaTTTAACCAGTTGTTCTCAAACTTTAACGTGTTTCAGAATCAACTGAAGGGTTTGTTAAAATACGAATGGCTAGATCTCActtcccagagtttctcatgcaACAGGTCTGGGGTTTTGCAAAATCTGGGTTCAAGATTTTGGATTTCTAGCAATTCCCAGGTAAGCTGATGCTCCTAGACTAGATACCACACTTTGGAAATCACTAGTTTAGATAATGGATATGTCGCACCCTCCTTCCtttattctttgatttctcttCAAAATTTGATAATCTCCTTCAGAGGATCTCAGCGAGGATCAGATATATTCAATCTGCATtgcctttaaaatgaaaaaaaaaaaattcatagtgATGTTTGAAATAGAAATGTCATCAGTTGCTGTTGAGATTTTAATTTGAAGGGAAGATGAAACATCTTGAACATTGAATCCTTTTGTTTACTTCTCACTTGGTCATCTTCACAAATGTTGTTCTTGCCTTTCCCTCCCtgatcctccccctcccctttacCGTATATCTTATCAGGATGCCAGGCATTCTGCTCCTTCTTAACAGCCTGATACAAGCCCCACCTCTACAGCCAAGCCTGATCATTTTCCAGCAGCCAGTGACCTCTGCTGTTAGGACTCCTATAATAATCATCATTTACATTTCGCATCATCCCAAATATGTGACACCGTGTACTTTtgggctgtgtgtgtatgtattttatgtaatatttttctcCCCTAGTCcgtagggctgcaaagagttggaaaccacTGAGGAACTGAGCATTCACTCCCTCATTCTGATAATAACCTCTTTAGGGCAGGTTTCCCATGCTTTGACTTTCTGGCATCTCAATTGCTAAGAACCATGTTTTAAACCTAGTTGACCAAGTGTTTGATGCTAATGAGAGCAGCCAAGTGTGGAGACCAATAAAGCAATATCTTTTGCGAATTGACAGAATTTCTTCTGTAGGATTTTTTTGGGAGCTACAGACAAGCCAAATTTAGCTGTAAAATCATAGGcctggaacattaaaaaaaaccttttactTGCAAATATAATAGCTGCAAAACTATAATTAGGTTTAAGGACAAGAGGTGTCGACCTACACTTCAACTCAAATTAGGGCAATTTAGCAGTGGTAGTATAAAGACTATGTAtctctatctatatataaaaatttgcTTTTGCCTTGTTAAAAATTAAACTGCTTTCTGTATTGATGGTATGTTTCTGACAGTCTGTTACTCTAAGCTGCAACAGGCCTTAATGGAAAAATCACATACCAGAATTTTGTTTCTTGAAGACGTGTTTTCACATTAAAGTTATGTACTCTGCTCAACTTTTGAAAATTCGtatttgtttctacattttaTCTTTGTAATATCACCGAAAGACAAATGTCTTAAATCTTTAAATTCTTCCTTGAatgttgtacacacacacacactactctcAGCAGCTAATTGTGAGGGGCCTTTAGCATAAAAAGCATAGGACACCAGAAATACCTTGCATACACTGGTCGGATAATTTCCGAATGGGTTTAAAACTCAATGAGCCCACCTCTGACCTAGCAACCCCTTATTTGCTTCATTTTTGAATGGTCGGTTACTGGATTTATTTCTTTGCTAATGCTCTTGCACCTTCCCAGGTAAGATCGTAATGGTAATTACCACCACCCAGTGTGATCACCAGAGCTGGAAAGTGAAGCCCACACAAACTACTTTCCACAGCCTGGTCCAACGATTACAATTGACAGCGAGCCCAAAAGCAAACTTAAGTCGAAACAGACAAGAGCAGCTTTTGGTAAATGACTTGTCTTCCGAGCCGTTAGCACTTTTACGATTCGCTACTTCTGACACCACTCTAGACAGATACAAAATTACCTACACTTTTAAGTATCCAGCTCTTCAGATGACCGTGTGGTTGGCCCTAAAAAGGGCCTTTGAGATTGTCGTCACACACAGCACAGGGGCAGCAGCTCAACCTCCGAAGCCGTAGAGGGTGCGTCCCTGCCGCTTTAGCGCGTAGACTACGTCCATGGCAGTGACCGTCTTGCGCTTGGCGTGCTCTGTGTAGGTGACCGCGTCCCGAATAACATTCTCCAGAAACACCTTCAACACGCCTCGGGTCTCCTCGTAAATGAGGCCGGAAATGCGTTTGACTCCCCCACGCCGAGCAAGGCGCCGAATGGCGGGCTTGGTGATGCCTTGGATGTTATCTCTCAAGACTTTGCGGTGGCGCTTGGCACCACCCTTGCCTAAGCCTTTGCCGCCTTTTCCTcttccagacatgactgagctggtcAGAAAACCTCTGATACAGAAAGGGCTGCTTTCCCCCAGATATACAAGAGCAGCGGACCTGACTGAAAACCGAAAGCGCGCGGGCGGGAAGAGGTCCCAATTGTCCCCGCCCACTCGACTGTCCGTCATTTCTGCGGTTTCCGTATCCTCCTCCACCCTCCACAGAGCCCTCTAATGGAgcctctcatttttatttattttttgaagtatagttgatttacaattttatattagtttcagctgtaccaACAacgattcaatatttttataaatcagattgcatttagttattataaaatattggctacattaTCTGTACTGTAGAATATGCccttttagcttatttattttatacatagtactttGTATTCCTTAATCCTCTACCCCTATCTTGCTCCTCTCCTCTCGGACTGTACTCTTTTAAAAGATCTATTTTCCAGAATTCCCGGGAGAATTCGGATCCAAGTTTCCGGATCCTGCCGCTGTTTTCGCCTGTCTCGCTCCATCTGTGAGGTCCCAGAAGACATTAAATTTAGGCTAAGAAGAAAGGAATGGGGAGAAAAACCAGAGGACGGGCAGATGGaatccagagacagaaaggagtTAGAGAGCTCCGCGCCGGATCTAACCTCGACAGAGAGATCCTAGGCTTCGAAACCACGGTTACATAAAACAGCAGACACGGTTTCCACAATTAGACTGACAGACCCAGGAGGCGATCCCTAGGGCAGCTGCACCTGGCATGCGTGAGGACGGGGAAGAGAGAGAGCGCAGTAATTCCCGAGTCTCGTCT
It contains:
- the H4C14 gene encoding H4 clustered histone 14, whose product is MSGRGKGGKGLGKGGAKRHRKVLRDNIQGITKPAIRRLARRGGVKRISGLIYEETRGVLKVFLENVIRDAVTYTEHAKRKTVTAMDVVYALKRQGRTLYGFGG